AGCTGGATGCACCGCAGTGTTTAGGGAACGTAAGCGTTAATCAATTAAACGTGTTATGGCTTGATTGGTTACCGTTAACCGCCTTTCTTTCTAGGAATCGAGCCTTCTGCAGTACCTTCGCGAACAGTTGACCAGCAACGAAAAGCAACTGTTTATTGTTTGCACAAACGAAGTAGGAAATACACATCAATGGCTACGACCGGAAGGGGAAACCGACCAGAGATAATGTTGGCTGATGCAataaagttcaaattttggtaTCGTTACCGCTGCATGTGAAATAATTTCTCCCACAAAAGAAATTTTGCTCCGGGCTCGCGCCCATTTTATAAGCATCTTGGCAGGCACGCATGCATGTAGGCACCTTGGGCGAAAAATGTCAACCCCATGACGCCTGGCTGCAgcgcgtcgtgtgtgtgtttcgacaATGGCGTCGTCCAACCTGGTGGTAAACGTAAATAATCTggagaaaatcgaaaactttCTCAACGACTCCACCTACAAGGAGATTATCGAAAACAGTGAAACGTTCAACACGCGACTATGTCTGGAGCGTCGGCTACGGATGCCCTTTCTCGATCCGCAGACGGGCGTCGCGCAGAACCACTGTGCGCTGTTTATGCACAGCCGCCACCGGATTCCGGGCCTGAAGGACGGCCAGGTGTACAGCTACCCGGCAGCCCGCTGGCGTAAGTCTCGGCGGCAGTATCTACTGCAGAAGCCGCACCCACCGTTTCCGGCTTACACGCACCGTCCGTTCGGGCATCTGCAACCGGCACCGCCTCCCTCGATGTTAGGCGCtgtcggtggaggaggtggtggcggtggtggcgttggccgTGATCTTGGTCGCGAGCTGGGAGGACGCGATGGCAGCACGTACGATTCCGAGAACTCCAATCTCGACCAATCGAGCTCGGTCGATGCGAACGACCTGAAGGACCACGAATCGGATAAGCCCGGCAAGGATTGGTACTACGACGAGATGGAAATGCACGACATGGAGTCGTTCGATGATCACGATCTGCCCGACTCGGACTGCGACTACGAGGAGAGCTTCAGCCAGCGCAAGAAAAAGAGCAAAGGGGCgcgcagcggtggcggcggaggtTCCGGTGGCAACCGGAGCAAGGCGGGTTCGGCCCTCTCGGACCCGAACAATCGGCGAGGTGGACGCGGTGGCGGACGAGGCCGGGGCCGGAAAGCGCAAGGTATTGGGGGCGACTGTCCCAGCTTCAAGGACATGGTGGAAACACCGAAGAAGAACCGTGCTCAAACCAACCTACCCAACCTAACACCCCAATCGAACAGCTCATCCCCACTGACACTACCCGGAGGAGGAGCTGGCGGCGGATCCGATGAGCTCCAGCTGCCGGAAATGGTACCGGAAGTGAAGAGCGAAACCGGTGGTGAACCGCCGGTAGATGGAGGCCCAGCTTCACATGGCGGTGGTCCCCTGAAAATGGGCAGTCGGCCCATGATGGGTCCTGGCCATAACAATCACGGTGGGCCGATGGTTCCGGGTGCTAACTCTTCAACTGtcgggccaccaccacacgctggtggtggtatacCGGGAGCACTAGGTCCAGCCAGCGGGGGTCCTGGTGGTGCGCCCAACAATCTGCCTGctcccccttcctccggtGGCAATCATGCGATCGGTGGTGTCGGCGGAGCGGCAGAGAAGAGCCGTGCCGTACCGTCGCCGTATTGTGATTTCTGTTTGGGCGATGCTCgcgaaaacaagaaaacactCGAACCGGAAGAGCTGGTGTCTTGCTCGGACTGTGGCCGTAGTGGTCACCCTTCCTGTCTACAGTTCACGGCCAACATGATCATCTCGGTGCGGAAGTACCGGTGGCAGTGCATTGAGTGCAAGTATTGCACGATCTGCGGTACGTCCGACAATGATGATCAGCT
This sequence is a window from Anopheles darlingi chromosome 3, idAnoDarlMG_H_01, whole genome shotgun sequence. Protein-coding genes within it:
- the LOC125958079 gene encoding zinc finger protein ubi-d4 B; amino-acid sequence: MASSNLVVNVNNLEKIENFLNDSTYKEIIENSETFNTRLCLERRLRMPFLDPQTGVAQNHCALFMHSRHRIPGLKDGQVYSYPAARWRKSRRQYLLQKPHPPFPAYTHRPFGHLQPAPPPSMLGAVGGGGGGGGGVGRDLGRELGGRDGSTYDSENSNLDQSSSVDANDLKDHESDKPGKDWYYDEMEMHDMESFDDHDLPDSDCDYEESFSQRKKKSKGARSGGGGGSGGNRSKAGSALSDPNNRRGGRGGGRGRGRKAQGIGGDCPSFKDMVETPKKNRAQTNLPNLTPQSNSSSPLTLPGGGAGGGSDELQLPEMVPEVKSETGGEPPVDGGPASHGGGPLKMGSRPMMGPGHNNHGGPMVPGANSSTVGPPPHAGGGIPGALGPASGGPGGAPNNLPAPPSSGGNHAIGGVGGAAEKSRAVPSPYCDFCLGDARENKKTLEPEELVSCSDCGRSGHPSCLQFTANMIISVRKYRWQCIECKYCTICGTSDNDDQLLFCDDCDRGYHMYCLSPPLVSPPEGSWSCKLCKAEFHKPK